In Nematostella vectensis chromosome 2, jaNemVect1.1, whole genome shotgun sequence, one genomic interval encodes:
- the LOC5521667 gene encoding cyclin-dependent kinase 5 activator 1, which produces MGAALSINRKELFRDCSIWNIKPRENAKTFYCKCCYHVSGECNKENKVTSFISCDGLAAYLQKCASVGKKKMRSKIEPVVAGNKYITRDSKEKGGDDLKAKITVKTERSEDLQHKSKSTERACSALNENQAPSATKPPQKSSSSFTLSSDALKCVGNFVKSRCKSLNRLRASEVVLWMRGVDRALLLQGWQDQAFLTPPNLVFLYMLLKDSLTEKCTSVAQARAEVLTCLYMAYTYSGPEISYPLKPFLVDGNRDAFWDRCVSITNNLSGKMLKTNRDPRYFGELLVELKQFSPVVDRRDG; this is translated from the coding sequence ATGGGAGCCGCTCTATCTATTAACCGAAAGGAATTATTCCGGGATTGCTCAATATGGAACATCAAACCAAGAGAAAACGCAAAGACTTTCTACTGCAAGTGCTGCTATCATGTAAGCGGCGAATGCAACAAGGAAAACAAAGTGACAAGCTTTATTTCGTGCGACGGCCTTGCGGCATATCTGCAAAAATGTGCGAGCGTCGGGAAAAAGAAGATGCGTTCAAAAATCGAGCCCGTGGTTGCTGGAAATAAATACATAACTAGGGACTCTAAAGAAAAGGGAGGCGATGATCTGAAGGCAAAAATAACAGTTAAAACCGAGCGCTCGGAAGATCTCCAACATAAATCCAAATCCACCGAGCGTGCGTGTAGCGCGCTGAATGAAAACCAAGCGCCGAGTGCAACAAAACCGCCTCAGAAGTCTAGTTCGTCCTTCACCCTCAGTAGCGATGCCCTAAAATGTGTTGGTAATTTTGTCAAATCTCGCTGCAAGAGTTTAAATCGGTTGCGAGCTTCAGAGGTTGTTTTATGGATGCGCGGAGTTGATAGGGCGTTGTTGTTACAGGGCTGGCAAGATCAAGCGTTTCTCACTCCACCGAATTTAGTCTTTCTTTACATGCTTCTCAAGGATTCACTCACCGAGAAGTGCACTAGCGTAGCTCAAGCACGAGCTGAGGTTTTGACATGCTTGTACATGGCGTACACGTATAGCGGCCCGGAGATCAGCTATCCTTTAAAACCTTTTCTTGTCGACGGCAACCGCGATGCTTTCTGGGACAGATGTGTTAGTATCACAAACAATCTAAGCGGTAAAATGCTCAAAACGAACAGGGACCCGAGGTATTTTGGGGAATTATTAGTAGAACTCAAACAGTTCAGTCCTGTTGTTGATAGAAGGGATGGATGA
- the LOC5521772 gene encoding multiple myeloma tumor-associated protein 2 isoform X1 yields MFHPSRGGVRGGTDQFEWESVKTDKHRENYLGHSLMAPVGRWQKGKDLQWFSRDPKTGVVRSKQQEIQAAKQMEAEAMAAALGRAPVKKQASGLTKQELNEVLKKGQSERDDMDVERVEGMGFASSRASLINTMMTPGKAKETLCGNVSASSQKNKSTADEKLEVTKSKKAKREKKKKKKEKRKREKRTRGEMSSYEEEGRRSRRKSHKHSLSVEETGRRRMRHDTDSESERESRRPRARHDTDSESGRESGRRRARHDTDSESERESRRPRARHDTDGESKRESGRRRARHDTDSESEKESGRRRARHDTDGESKRESRRRRARHDTDSESEKEPRRRRARHDTDSESDQNKPKEQKRSNKENGRHDT; encoded by the exons ATGTTTCATCCATCGCGAGGCGGGGTTCGTGGAGGCACGGATCAGTTTGAGTGGGAAAGCGTAAAAACCGACAAACACAGAGAAAACTACCTAG GTCATTCACTGATGGCTCCTGTTGGAAGGTGGCAGAAGGGTAAAGATTTGCAGTG GTTTTCCAGAGATCCTAAGACTGGCGTTGTCCGATCCAAGCAGCAG GAAATACAGGCGGCCAAGCAGATGGAAGCAGAAGCCATGGCAGCTGCTTT AGGTAGAGCTCCTGTTAAAAAGCAAGCATCAGGGCTTACAAAACAG GAGCTGAATGAAGTTCTGAAAAAAGGCCAGTCAGAGAGAGATGATATGGATGTAGAGCGTGTGGAGGGCATGGGTTTTGCAAG CTCCAGGGCAAGTCTGATTAACACCATGATGACGCCTGGTAAAGCAAAGGAGACTCTATGTGGGAATGTATCTGCAAGCTCACAG aaaaacaaatcaacAGCAGATGAAAAGTTAGAAGTCACCAAGAGCAAGAAGGCTAAAagagagaagaagaagaagaaaaaggagaaaagaaaaagagagaaaagaacTCGAGGGGAGATGTCGTCATATGAAGAAGAAGGGAGAAGAAGCCGAAGAAAGAGCCATAAACATTCGCTATCGGTTGAGGAGACAG GTCGTAGAAGAATGCGGCACGACACCGACAGCGAGTCGGAACGGGAGTCGAGAAGACCCCGAGCACGACACGACACCGATAGCGAGTCGGGACGGGAGTCGGGAAGACGGCGAGCACGGCACGACACCGATAGCGAGTCGGAACGGGAGTCGAGAAGACCCCGAGCACGACACGACACCGATGGCGAGTCGAAACGGGAGTCGGGAAGACGGCGAGCACGCCACGACACCGATAGTGAGTCGGAAAAGGAGTCGGGAAGACGGCGAGCACGACACGACACCGATGGCGAGTCGAAACGGGAGTCGAGAAGACGGCGAGCACGCCACGACACCGATAGTGAGTCGGAAAAGGAGCCGAGAAGACGCCGAGCACGACACGACACCGACAGTGAGTCGGATCAAAACAAACCAAAAGAACAGAAACGCAGTAATAAAGAAAATGGACGACACGACACATAA
- the LOC5521772 gene encoding multiple myeloma tumor-associated protein 2 homolog isoform X3, with protein MFHPSRGGVRGGTDQFEWESVKTDKHRENYLGHSLMAPVGRWQKGKDLQWFSRDPKTGVVRSKQQEIQAAKQMEAEAMAAALGRAPVKKQASGLTKQKNKSTADEKLEVTKSKKAKREKKKKKKEKRKREKRTRGEMSSYEEEGRRSRRKSHKHSLSVEETGRRRMRHDTDSESERESRRPRARHDTDSESGRESGRRRARHDTDSESERESRRPRARHDTDGESKRESGRRRARHDTDSESEKESGRRRARHDTDGESKRESRRRRARHDTDSESEKEPRRRRARHDTDSESDQNKPKEQKRSNKENGRHDT; from the exons ATGTTTCATCCATCGCGAGGCGGGGTTCGTGGAGGCACGGATCAGTTTGAGTGGGAAAGCGTAAAAACCGACAAACACAGAGAAAACTACCTAG GTCATTCACTGATGGCTCCTGTTGGAAGGTGGCAGAAGGGTAAAGATTTGCAGTG GTTTTCCAGAGATCCTAAGACTGGCGTTGTCCGATCCAAGCAGCAG GAAATACAGGCGGCCAAGCAGATGGAAGCAGAAGCCATGGCAGCTGCTTT AGGTAGAGCTCCTGTTAAAAAGCAAGCATCAGGGCTTACAAAACAG aaaaacaaatcaacAGCAGATGAAAAGTTAGAAGTCACCAAGAGCAAGAAGGCTAAAagagagaagaagaagaagaaaaaggagaaaagaaaaagagagaaaagaacTCGAGGGGAGATGTCGTCATATGAAGAAGAAGGGAGAAGAAGCCGAAGAAAGAGCCATAAACATTCGCTATCGGTTGAGGAGACAG GTCGTAGAAGAATGCGGCACGACACCGACAGCGAGTCGGAACGGGAGTCGAGAAGACCCCGAGCACGACACGACACCGATAGCGAGTCGGGACGGGAGTCGGGAAGACGGCGAGCACGGCACGACACCGATAGCGAGTCGGAACGGGAGTCGAGAAGACCCCGAGCACGACACGACACCGATGGCGAGTCGAAACGGGAGTCGGGAAGACGGCGAGCACGCCACGACACCGATAGTGAGTCGGAAAAGGAGTCGGGAAGACGGCGAGCACGACACGACACCGATGGCGAGTCGAAACGGGAGTCGAGAAGACGGCGAGCACGCCACGACACCGATAGTGAGTCGGAAAAGGAGCCGAGAAGACGCCGAGCACGACACGACACCGACAGTGAGTCGGATCAAAACAAACCAAAAGAACAGAAACGCAGTAATAAAGAAAATGGACGACACGACACATAA
- the LOC5521772 gene encoding vicilin-like seed storage protein At2g18540 isoform X2 yields the protein MHMGLQNRYSGIHAHGLTKQVQWNSCTWAYKTGTVEFMHMGLQNRYSEIQASGLTKQELNEVLKKGQSERDDMDVERVEGMGFASSRASLINTMMTPGKAKETLCGNVSASSQKNKSTADEKLEVTKSKKAKREKKKKKKEKRKREKRTRGEMSSYEEEGRRSRRKSHKHSLSVEETGRRRMRHDTDSESERESRRPRARHDTDSESGRESGRRRARHDTDSESERESRRPRARHDTDGESKRESGRRRARHDTDSESEKESGRRRARHDTDGESKRESRRRRARHDTDSESEKEPRRRRARHDTDSESDQNKPKEQKRSNKENGRHDT from the exons ATGCACATGGGCTTACAAAACAGGTACAGTGGAATTCATGCACATGGGCTTACAAAACAGGTACAGTGGAATTCATGCACATGGGCTTACAAAACAGGTACAGTGGAATTCATGCACATGGGCTTACAAAACAGGTACAGTGAAATCCAAGCATCAGGGCTTACAAAACAG GAGCTGAATGAAGTTCTGAAAAAAGGCCAGTCAGAGAGAGATGATATGGATGTAGAGCGTGTGGAGGGCATGGGTTTTGCAAG CTCCAGGGCAAGTCTGATTAACACCATGATGACGCCTGGTAAAGCAAAGGAGACTCTATGTGGGAATGTATCTGCAAGCTCACAG aaaaacaaatcaacAGCAGATGAAAAGTTAGAAGTCACCAAGAGCAAGAAGGCTAAAagagagaagaagaagaagaaaaaggagaaaagaaaaagagagaaaagaacTCGAGGGGAGATGTCGTCATATGAAGAAGAAGGGAGAAGAAGCCGAAGAAAGAGCCATAAACATTCGCTATCGGTTGAGGAGACAG GTCGTAGAAGAATGCGGCACGACACCGACAGCGAGTCGGAACGGGAGTCGAGAAGACCCCGAGCACGACACGACACCGATAGCGAGTCGGGACGGGAGTCGGGAAGACGGCGAGCACGGCACGACACCGATAGCGAGTCGGAACGGGAGTCGAGAAGACCCCGAGCACGACACGACACCGATGGCGAGTCGAAACGGGAGTCGGGAAGACGGCGAGCACGCCACGACACCGATAGTGAGTCGGAAAAGGAGTCGGGAAGACGGCGAGCACGACACGACACCGATGGCGAGTCGAAACGGGAGTCGAGAAGACGGCGAGCACGCCACGACACCGATAGTGAGTCGGAAAAGGAGCCGAGAAGACGCCGAGCACGACACGACACCGACAGTGAGTCGGATCAAAACAAACCAAAAGAACAGAAACGCAGTAATAAAGAAAATGGACGACACGACACATAA